GCGCGCCTGGTCAACGTCAATCACCATCTGCTGATCGAGGGTCCGGCGCCGGCGAGTAACGCGTGGTCGTCGCTGCTCGCGATCACGGGCGACCAGGAGCTCTTCGCGCAGCACTACGCCGCGCCCGACGAGTCGTCGGTGCTACGCTTCTTCGTGCTCGACGAGCACAATCCCAGCTCGATCCGGAGCTGCATCAACGCGGCCCGCGCCAACGCGCGCACCTTGCGTCACCGGATCTCGTCGGAGCTCTGGCTCGAGCTCAACACGCTCTACCTCGACGCCCGGTCGTGGACGCCCGACCGCATCGTGACCAGCGACGTGTTCGAGTTCTTCTCGTCGCTGCAGGAGCGCTTCTACCGCATCGCGGGCGTGATCAACGGCACGCTGCCGCGCGGCATCGGCTTCGATTTCATCGTTCTCGGACAGATGCTCGAGCGCGCGGAGAACGTCACGCGCCTGCTCGACATCAAGTACCACTACCTGTTGCCGCGCGTGGAGGACGTCGGCGGGCCGGTCGACCTGCTGCAGTGGGCCGCGGTGCTGCGCAGCGCTTCCGCGCTCGAGGCCTACCGGCTCGCCTACGGCAACATGATCCGCACCGACCACGTCGTCGAGCTGCTGCTCTTCGACGGAACGTTTCCGCGCTCGGCGCGCTTCTGCGTCGACCGGCTCGAGACCGCGCTGCGCCGCATCGCGCAGTCGGCGCCCGAGCCGTCGCCGACGCCCATGCCGCTCGCGTCGGACGCGCTCGCGGGGCTGCTCGCGTCGCGCTCCGCCGGCGAGGTCATCGCGAGCGGCCTGCATGACTTCTTGCTCGGGGTGCAGGACGAGTGTCAGCGCATCAGCAGCGCCGTGTTCGATACCTACCTGCGCTACGAGTGAGGGAACGGACGAGAGCCGCATGATCTTCCGCATTCGCCACGCGACCCACTTCCGCTACGACAAGCCGGCCTACGAGTCGCACAACGAGGTGCGCGTCGTGCCGCGCGACAGCGCGGGCCAGCGCTGCCTGTCCTTCGAGCTGGAGGTGACGCCGAAGGCGGCCGTCCTCGCCTACGAGGACTCCTTCAAGAACAAGGTTCACGCGATCTCGGTGCACCCGCCGCACGACGAGCTGAGCATCGTCGCGGTGTCGGTGGTCGAGCGTCTCGCGCCGCGCGTGCCGTCACCGCTGCGCGTTCCGTTCTCCGAGTTTCTCGCCGAGGACGCGGCGCGGATGGCGCAGCACTACGAGTTCTTGACGCCGAGTCGCTACGTGCCGTTCAGCGACCGGCTGCGGAAGTTCTTCTGGTCCGCGCGTCCGGCGCCGACCGAGACCGTGCTCGAGTACACGCTGCGCGTCGTGCGCTACGTCCGCGACCAGTTCGAGTACGAGAAGAACAAGACGCACGTGCACTCGAGCGTCGACGACATCCTGACCGCGGGCGGCGGCGTCTGCCAGGACTTCGCCCACCTGACGATCGGGCTGCTGCGCCTCGCCGGCGTCCCGGCGCGCTACGTCTCGGGCTACCTCGCGCCGTACGAGGCCGGCGGATCGAACGTGGGCGAGCAGGCGAGCCACGCCTGGGTCGAGGCGCTGCTGCCCGGCGCAGGCTGGACGGGCTTCGACCCGACGCTGCGCTGTCGCACCGGCGACCACCACGTCCGCGTGGCTATCGGCCGCGACTACGCCGACGTGACGCCGCTGCGCGGCGTGTACCGCAGCGCCGGCAGCAAGGGCGAGATGCGCGTCGAGCTCAGCATCGAGCGCGACGACGGTGCGAGCGTGCTGCTCGCGACGGAGGAGGGGCACACGCAGAGCCAGTCGCAGGCGCAGCAGTAGGCGGCGCGTTCGACGCGGACGGCTCGCGCGCGCGGCGCGAGCACGCGCCGCCTACGAGCTCGCACGAACGAGCGCGCCCAGGCACGACGGCGGCGCGAAGGCGGTCAGCGGCAGCGCGCGCACGGCGCGGCGTGCGTCAGCCGTCGCGCAGCGCCGCCGCGAGCTCGCGCCCGACCTCGCGCGGACCGCGGCCGCGCTCGTCGACCTCGAGGTTCGCCCGCCGCATCCGCGCCGCGTCGATCGTGCCGGCGAGCGCGCGCAGCGCGGCGATCACCTCGGGGTGCTCGCGCGCGAGCCGCGCGCTCGCCAGCACCACGGCGTCGTACGGCGGGATCGCGCCGCGGTCGTCGACCAGCACGCGCAGGTCGAGCGCCGCGATGCGGCCGTCGGTCGAGAACGCGCTGATCACGTCGACCTCGCCGACCGCCGCTGCCTGGTACATCAGCGACGGGTCCATGCTGCGTCGCTCGGCGAAGCGCAACCCGTAGGTCTCCTGCAGCGCGCGCCACTCGGGGCGCGAGAAGAACTCGTAGTCGCTGCCGATCGTCATCTCCGGCGCGTGGCGGGCGAGGTCGCCGATCGTGCGAATGCCGAGCCGCTCGCCGTCGGCCTCGCGCACCGCGAGCGCGTAGGCGTTCTCGAAGCCGAGCTCGCAGACCAGCTCGACGCCGTCGCGCTCGCGCAGGAAGCGGGCGATCTCACGGATCGCCGCCTCGCGGCTCTCCGGCACGCCCTCGCGCCGCAGGATCGTCGCCCACAGCGTGCCGGAGTAGTCGACGTAGAGGTCGACGTCGTCGCTCGCGAGCGCGTCGTAGGCGACGGTCGAGCCGAGCGAGGCGCGGATCACGACGTCGCGCCCGGTCTCGCGCCGGATCCACTCGGCGAGGAGCTCCGCGAGCACGTACTGCTCGGTGAAGGTCTTGGCGCCGATCACGATCGGCCGCGCGGGACGCGCCGCCTGGCTCACGAGCGGTGCCGTCGCCCAGGCGGCGAGCAGCGCGAGCACGCCCGCGCAGCCCGCGACCAGCGCGCGCCGCCGGCGTCGGATGCCGAGCTCGACGCCGTACACCAGCGCGTCAAGCACAAGCGCCAGCGCCGCCGCCGCGACCGAGCCGACCAGCACCGCGGCGAAGTTGCGCGTCTGCAAGCCGCCGAAGATGTAGTTGCCGAGGCTCGGCGCGCCGACCGGGGTCGAGAGCGTCGCCATGCCGACCGTCCACACGGTCGCGGTGCGCACGCCGGCGACGATCACGGGCAGCGCGAGCGGCAGCTCGACGAGCCGCAGCTGCTGCATCGCGGTCATCCCGACGCCGCGCGCCGCTTCCTTGAGCGCGGGATCGACGCCGAGGATGCCGGTCACCGTGTTGCGCAGGATCGGCAGCACGCCGTAGAGGGTCAGCCCGATCAGCGCCGGCAGGAAGCCGATGCTGCGCAGGTTCAGCGCGGCGAGCAGCGGCACCATGACCGCGAGCAGCGCGAGCGCCGGGATCGTCTGCACGACGGCGGCCATGCCGAGCAACGGCTTCTCGAGTCGCGGCACGCGCGTCGCGAGCACGCCGAGCGGCAAGCTCGCCGCGATCGCGAGGGCGAGCGCCGCCAGCGTGAGCTGGAGGTGGCTCGTCAAGTAGCTCGGCAGCAGCGCGAGCTGCTCGCTCACCCGGGTCGGCCCTCGTCGAGCAGCGCGTCGACCGCCGCCGCCTGGCGCCGCGGCGTCTCCATCATCTGACGGACGTGCTCGGTCGCGGGGTTCTGCAGCAGCTCGCGCGGCGTGCCGATCTGCACGAGACGGCCCGCGTCCATCACCGCGATGCGGTCGGCGAGCAGCAGCGCCTCGGACATGTCGTGGGTCACGAAGATCGCCGTCAAGCCAAGACGTCGGCGGATGCGCTGGAAGGACTCCTGCACGCGGTCGCGGGTCAGCGGGTCGAGCGCGCCGAACGGCTCGTCGAGCAGCATGAGCCGCGGCTCGGCGGCGAGCGCGCGCGCGACGCCGACGCGCTGCTGCTGGCCGCCCGAGAGCTCGTCCGGCATGCGGTCGCGCAGACCGACGTCGAGCTCGACGAGCTCGAGCAGCTCGTCGACGCGCTTCTCGATCCGCTCGGCGGGCCAGCCGAGCAGACGCGGCGTCACCGCGACGTTCTCCGCGACCGTCATGTGCGGAAACAGCCCGACCTGCTGGAAGGCGTAGCCGATGCGGCGGCGCAGCTCGGGTCCGCGGAGCCGCGCGAGATCCTCGCCGTCGAGCAGCACGCGTCCCGAGGTCGGCTCGATGAGCCGGTTGACCATCTTGAGCGTCGTCGTCTTGCCGCTGCCCGAAGCGCCGAGCAGCACCAGCAGCTCGCCGTCGGCGACCGTGAGGCTCAGCTCGTCGACGGCGACCGTGTCGCCCCAGCGCTTGGTCAGCCGCTCGAGCTCGATCATGGCGCGAAAAAGTAGCCCAGCCGCGCAGGCGCTGCGACGTCTGCTAGGGGTGAAGAATGACGCGAGCCGTGATCTTCGACGTCGACGGCGTGCTGGTCGACTCGTACGCCGCGCACTTCGCGAGCTGGCGCGGCGCGCTGCGCGAGCGCGGCCTCGACCTCTCGGAGGACGACTTCGCGCGTACCTTCGGCCGCACGAGCCGCGAGGTGATCCGCGAGCTGTTCGGTGAGCGCGTCGACGACGCGCAGGTCCGCGAGATCGACCTGCGCAAGGAGGAGCTCTACCGCGAGATCATCGGGCGCGAGTTTCCGACGATGGACGGCGCGACCGAGCTGATCGACGCGCTGCACGCGGCGGGCTTTCGTCTCGCGCTCGGCTCGTCGGCGCCGCCGCCGAACGTCGAGCTGACGCTCGACCGGCTCGGGCGCCGCGATGCGTTCGCCGCGGTCGTGACCGGTCGCGACGTGCGCCGCGGCAAGCCCGATCCGCAGGTCTTCCAGATCGCGGCCGAGCGTCTCGGGATCGCGCCGCAGCGCTGCGCGGTGATCGAGGACGCGGTGCTCGGCGTCGAGGCGGCGCGCGCGGCGGGCATGACGGCGATCGCGCTGGCCGGCACGGCGAGCGAGGAGCGGCTGCGCGCGGCCGGCGCGCAGATCGTCGTGCGCTCCCTGCGCGAGCTCTCGCCCGAGGCGATCGCGCGCGCGATCGATGCGCGCTCGGCAACGGGCACCGCGAGCGGCGACGCACCCGGCGACGCGTCCGGAGGCCGCGGCGCTCAGCGTGGCGGCTCCTCGTAGAGCAGCGAGCGCCGCCACCAGTCGCCGCTCGCCTGCCGCTCGGCGGCGTCGGTGAACTCGTAGTCCCAGAGCCGCCAGCGCACGGCGCGCGGCTTCTCGCCGTCGAACGGGTCGTCGGCGAGCAGAGCGAGCACCGCGGGCGAGCCCTCGCGCAGCTTCGCGAGCAGCGCCGGCGTGACGACGCGTCCGCTGCGCATCCCGGTCGCGAGCATGCGCTCGAGGTAGAGCGCGTCGAACCAGAGCTGCCAGTCGAGGCGCGGCATGTTGGGGGCGGTGAACGTCGGCGCGCGGTCGAGGGGGCCCGGCTTCCAGCGGAAGACGTACGGCCGCCACTCGACGCCGTCGACCGTGCCCTCGAGCACGACCTCCGGTCGGTTGGTGGTCATCACCGCGAAGAGCCCGTAGCCGCTGACCAGGTGCCACGGCGCGAGCGCGTGGAACAGCCGCTCGACGCCGGGCAGCGACGTCGCGCGGATGCCGAACGCCTGCCCGAGCGAGAGCGGCACGCTGAGCGCGAGCACCAGCGCCGCGACCGCGACGTCGAGCGCGCGCTTCACGCCGCGCTCCGCGGGACGCGGACCGCGCGAGCCGAGCCGACGCGGCCACACGCGCTCGAGCCAGCCGTCGTCGAGCAGCGGCACGCACAGCACGGCCGACAGCAGGTTGAAGAAGCCGTAGTTGCCGGTCGCGGCGATCAGGAGCTGCAGGAGGACGAAGCCGACGAACGCGACGAGCCGCGGCACGCGGCCCAGGAAGATCAGCCAGGGCAGGGCGAGCTCGATCACGAACATCACCGCGCACGACGCCTGCTGGATCCACGCGGGGAGCTGGTGCGCGTACCAGCTCGTCCACGCCGGCAGCGGCTGCGTCTCGTAGTGGAACTTGAGCGCGTCGAGGCTCCACCACGTCGGGTCGCCGCTCGCGAGCTTCACCCAGCCCGAGAAGAACATCAGCCGGAAGACGAGCCAGCGCAGCAGCCAGAGCACGATCGGCGAGGGCTCGCGCACGGACGGCGCGTCGAGCCGCCAGGCGGACGGCGCCCAGAAGATCGCGAGGAAGCCGGTCTCGAGGAGCAGGGCGTCCCACTGGTAGGCGAGGAAGATCTGCCCGACCGAGACCAGCGACAGGTAGAGCCACCACAGCGCGGGCAGGACGACGACCGGCCAGATCCCGGCGATCAGCAGCAGCGACAGCACGATGCCCGCGCGGCAGACGAGACGCAGCATCTCCGCGCTCGGGTCGAGCCAGAAGAGCGTCGGGATGCGCATCTTGGCGTCGTCGCCGAACACCTCGACGGCGCGCGTCAGGTACGCGCTCGCCGGCAGGATCCCGTCCGGACCGAGCAGACCTTCGACCTGCCACTCGAGCGAGGCGAACGCCGAGAGGTAGACGACGCCGAGCAGCCGCAGGAAGAGGCGACGCGTGAGAAGGGCGCTCAAGCGGCCGATGTGAACCGCGGCATCGACGAGGTGTCAACCGTGAGCCGAGCTTTGCGCGTCGCTCGCGACGCGCGATAGAAGGTCGGCATGTACCTCGGCACGCGAGCGGAGCAACACCCCGACAAGCCTGCACTGATCTTTGCCGATCAAGAACGCACCGTCACCTACGGACAGCTCGAGGAGCGCTCGAACCGCGTCGCGCAGGCGCTGCGCGCGTGGGGTCTGCGTCCGGGCGACGGCATCGCGGTCGTGCTCGCCAACGAGGAGCACTTCTTCGACTTCTACTGGGCGGCGATGCGCTCCGGCCTCTACTTCACGCCGGTCAACTGGCACCTGTCGACTGAGGAGCTGCGCTACGTCGTCGAGGACTGCGACGCCCGCGTGCTGGTCGCGAACGCGCGCTTCGCGGAGCAGCTCGCGCCGCTCGCGCAGGGCACGGGCAAGATCGAGCGCTTCGTCTCCGTCGGCGGGACGATCCCGGGCTTCGAGCGCTACGAGGACGCGGTCGCGCCGTTTCCGGCGGAGCGCATCCCCGACGAGCGCGAGGGCGCGGCGATGCTGTACTCGTCGGGGACGACGGGGAAGCCGAAGGGCGTCCGGCCGCCGCTGACGCTCGATCCTCCGGGCACCGGCGCGGTGGTGCTCACCCTCGCGGCGTTCACCGGCTTCTTCGGCCTCGAGGAGAGCGACACCTACCTGTGCCCCGGGCCGCTCTACCACGCAGCGCCGCTCGTCTTCACCGCGCTGCAGCATCGCATCGGCGCGACCGCGCTGGTGATGGACCGCTTCGACGCCGAGCGGGCTCTGAAGTACATCGAGCGCTACCGGGTCACGACCAGCCAGTGGGTGCCGACGCACTTCGTCCGCATGCTGAAGCTCCCGGAGGAGGTGCGCCGGCGCTACGACCTCTCGAGCCTCAAGATCGCGATCCACGCCGCGGCGCCGTGCCCGATCCCTGTCAAGGAGAAAATGATCGAGTGGCTCGGCCCGAAGGTGGTCGAGTACTACGCCGGCACCGAGGGCGGCGGCACGCTGATCCGCTCCGAGGAGTGGCTGACGCACAAGGGCTCGGTCGGACGGCACTGGGCCGGCGGCAAGGTGTGGATCCTCGACGAGAAGGGCGAGGAGATCACCGAGCCGGGCGTCGACGGCGTGGTCTACTTCGAGGCGCCCGAGGACCCGAACGCGCGCTTCCGTTACCACAAGGACGACGCCAAGACGGCCGAGACCTACCGCGGCCGGCTGTTCACCCTCGGCGACATCGGCCACCTCGACGAGGAAGGATATCTCTACTTGACGGACCGCCGGTCGCACATGATCATCTCGGGCGGCGTCAACATCTACCCGCAGGAGGTCGA
This genomic stretch from Candidatus Binatia bacterium harbors:
- a CDS encoding alpha-E domain-containing protein translates to MLRRIADSLFWAARYIERAEWRARLVNVNHHLLIEGPAPASNAWSSLLAITGDQELFAQHYAAPDESSVLRFFVLDEHNPSSIRSCINAARANARTLRHRISSELWLELNTLYLDARSWTPDRIVTSDVFEFFSSLQERFYRIAGVINGTLPRGIGFDFIVLGQMLERAENVTRLLDIKYHYLLPRVEDVGGPVDLLQWAAVLRSASALEAYRLAYGNMIRTDHVVELLLFDGTFPRSARFCVDRLETALRRIAQSAPEPSPTPMPLASDALAGLLASRSAGEVIASGLHDFLLGVQDECQRISSAVFDTYLRYE
- a CDS encoding transglutaminase family protein, with translation MIFRIRHATHFRYDKPAYESHNEVRVVPRDSAGQRCLSFELEVTPKAAVLAYEDSFKNKVHAISVHPPHDELSIVAVSVVERLAPRVPSPLRVPFSEFLAEDAARMAQHYEFLTPSRYVPFSDRLRKFFWSARPAPTETVLEYTLRVVRYVRDQFEYEKNKTHVHSSVDDILTAGGGVCQDFAHLTIGLLRLAGVPARYVSGYLAPYEAGGSNVGEQASHAWVEALLPGAGWTGFDPTLRCRTGDHHVRVAIGRDYADVTPLRGVYRSAGSKGEMRVELSIERDDGASVLLATEEGHTQSQSQAQQ
- a CDS encoding ABC transporter permease/substrate-binding protein; protein product: MSEQLALLPSYLTSHLQLTLAALALAIAASLPLGVLATRVPRLEKPLLGMAAVVQTIPALALLAVMVPLLAALNLRSIGFLPALIGLTLYGVLPILRNTVTGILGVDPALKEAARGVGMTAMQQLRLVELPLALPVIVAGVRTATVWTVGMATLSTPVGAPSLGNYIFGGLQTRNFAAVLVGSVAAAALALVLDALVYGVELGIRRRRRALVAGCAGVLALLAAWATAPLVSQAARPARPIVIGAKTFTEQYVLAELLAEWIRRETGRDVVIRASLGSTVAYDALASDDVDLYVDYSGTLWATILRREGVPESREAAIREIARFLRERDGVELVCELGFENAYALAVREADGERLGIRTIGDLARHAPEMTIGSDYEFFSRPEWRALQETYGLRFAERRSMDPSLMYQAAAVGEVDVISAFSTDGRIAALDLRVLVDDRGAIPPYDAVVLASARLAREHPEVIAALRALAGTIDAARMRRANLEVDERGRGPREVGRELAAALRDG
- a CDS encoding ABC transporter ATP-binding protein, producing MIELERLTKRWGDTVAVDELSLTVADGELLVLLGASGSGKTTTLKMVNRLIEPTSGRVLLDGEDLARLRGPELRRRIGYAFQQVGLFPHMTVAENVAVTPRLLGWPAERIEKRVDELLELVELDVGLRDRMPDELSGGQQQRVGVARALAAEPRLMLLDEPFGALDPLTRDRVQESFQRIRRRLGLTAIFVTHDMSEALLLADRIAVMDAGRLVQIGTPRELLQNPATEHVRQMMETPRRQAAAVDALLDEGRPG
- a CDS encoding HAD family phosphatase; the encoded protein is MTRAVIFDVDGVLVDSYAAHFASWRGALRERGLDLSEDDFARTFGRTSREVIRELFGERVDDAQVREIDLRKEELYREIIGREFPTMDGATELIDALHAAGFRLALGSSAPPPNVELTLDRLGRRDAFAAVVTGRDVRRGKPDPQVFQIAAERLGIAPQRCAVIEDAVLGVEAARAAGMTAIALAGTASEERLRAAGAQIVVRSLRELSPEAIARAIDARSATGTASGDAPGDASGGRGAQRGGSS
- a CDS encoding lipase maturation factor family protein, translated to MSALLTRRLFLRLLGVVYLSAFASLEWQVEGLLGPDGILPASAYLTRAVEVFGDDAKMRIPTLFWLDPSAEMLRLVCRAGIVLSLLLIAGIWPVVVLPALWWLYLSLVSVGQIFLAYQWDALLLETGFLAIFWAPSAWRLDAPSVREPSPIVLWLLRWLVFRLMFFSGWVKLASGDPTWWSLDALKFHYETQPLPAWTSWYAHQLPAWIQQASCAVMFVIELALPWLIFLGRVPRLVAFVGFVLLQLLIAATGNYGFFNLLSAVLCVPLLDDGWLERVWPRRLGSRGPRPAERGVKRALDVAVAALVLALSVPLSLGQAFGIRATSLPGVERLFHALAPWHLVSGYGLFAVMTTNRPEVVLEGTVDGVEWRPYVFRWKPGPLDRAPTFTAPNMPRLDWQLWFDALYLERMLATGMRSGRVVTPALLAKLREGSPAVLALLADDPFDGEKPRAVRWRLWDYEFTDAAERQASGDWWRRSLLYEEPPR
- a CDS encoding acyl-CoA synthetase, with amino-acid sequence MYLGTRAEQHPDKPALIFADQERTVTYGQLEERSNRVAQALRAWGLRPGDGIAVVLANEEHFFDFYWAAMRSGLYFTPVNWHLSTEELRYVVEDCDARVLVANARFAEQLAPLAQGTGKIERFVSVGGTIPGFERYEDAVAPFPAERIPDEREGAAMLYSSGTTGKPKGVRPPLTLDPPGTGAVVLTLAAFTGFFGLEESDTYLCPGPLYHAAPLVFTALQHRIGATALVMDRFDAERALKYIERYRVTTSQWVPTHFVRMLKLPEEVRRRYDLSSLKIAIHAAAPCPIPVKEKMIEWLGPKVVEYYAGTEGGGTLIRSEEWLTHKGSVGRHWAGGKVWILDEKGEEITEPGVDGVVYFEAPEDPNARFRYHKDDAKTAETYRGRLFTLGDIGHLDEEGYLYLTDRRSHMIISGGVNIYPQEVESCLATHPKVDDVAVIGVPNEEMGEEVKAVVQLAPGVQPSPEVAQELIDYVRERIAHYKAPRSVDFVDALPRLDNGKIYKRLLRDRYWSGHSSRIV